Genomic segment of Drosophila ananassae strain 14024-0371.13 chromosome 2L, ASM1763931v2, whole genome shotgun sequence:
GTATTTAACGTTTATAATCGGTATTTAATTTTCATGAATCAGCCCATGGTTGATCTGCAGCCCATCTCTCATATCACATTCCTTCTCATATCACTTCCGAGCGTCGAATAACTTAAATAAGATCTGCCGGCTGGCTGCGAGGGGCTCCGGCTGAGTCAGCGGACAAGTCCACATACCGGGCGCGTTGCCAGCGGGCTAAGACAGTTCGATACCAATCCAGGAAAAGGGCCTGACGGTAGAGTATTATGCCCATTTGCAGGATGATGAATCCCATAATAGTAATAAGGTTTATGTACTCCCACTCCATGACCACCACGAAAACCCAGATGAAGTATACGCGCAACCCGTCCGCTAGCAGGCGATTGGAACTAGAGGAGTACATGGCGATGAATAGTCCAATAAAATTGTACGCGGCACACGAGACAGTGAATCCAATGAGAGCCATGATCAACGTTGGATTTTCTTTCAAGCCTGTCCACAGATCACTCCAGTCGTCAAATACAGCTCGGGAGCTTTCGCCGAAAGGCGTAACACTTGGTATAAAATGTAAAGCAATGGCCAGGAGCGAGGTTATAGCCAATCCGAAAATTCCCTGCCAGCCGGCGGCTTGCAACGGAGCCACATTGGAGGTTTTCAGTTGCTTCTCTTCGTAAACGTACTGCAGCCCGTGCAGGATCTCGGCAATAATAATGAGCATATCACCTGTCAGGATAGACTTGTGGTCCGTATGAGGCAAGGTGACTCGGTCGTAATCAACACGCTGCACATCCAAAGATATTATGTCCAACAGACCACATGATATAGTGAAAATGGCCAACCAGTGGCGCGAGCTGAGTGTGTGATTGAGGAACATAGTACTAAAAATTCCCACAAAGATCAAAGCGGCGCCTGTGGAGACACAAAAAGGTGAGTCATGGTCAGATAAGGAGCGTCAAAAGATTCAGACCCCTTATCATCTGGAAGCTGGTGGCGTAAGTCAAGTACAGGCCGGTAAACAGCAGAATGGAAGCCACTACGTCCAGGAGCGTGGGTAAGAGCATGCTCAAA
This window contains:
- the LOC6505834 gene encoding solute carrier family 35 member F6, which translates into the protein MDHRVFLSLIFVLSGTFNVLVVKWANQQQVTGSDGQLHGFQHPVVFTLLMFLGEFLCFVVFKIIRVFSCRRGGPVGELDNILGQESSEFTPLSMLLPTLLDVVASILLFTGLYLTYATSFQMIRGAALIFVGIFSTMFLNHTLSSRHWLAIFTISCGLLDIISLDVQRVDYDRVTLPHTDHKSILTGDMLIIIAEILHGLQYVYEEKQLKTSNVAPLQAAGWQGIFGLAITSLLAIALHFIPSVTPFGESSRAVFDDWSDLWTGLKENPTLIMALIGFTVSCAAYNFIGLFIAMYSSSSNRLLADGLRVYFIWVFVVVMEWEYINLITIMGFIILQMGIILYRQALFLDWYRTVLARWQRARYVDLSADSAGAPRSQPADLI